One region of Populus trichocarpa isolate Nisqually-1 chromosome 4, P.trichocarpa_v4.1, whole genome shotgun sequence genomic DNA includes:
- the LOC18098034 gene encoding serine/threonine-protein kinase TOUSLED isoform X2 — protein sequence MSDDMLMHFSSNSSNQSDQSLPTKIAKLEARMAGKVSSVCPAPHVQLQQQQQKQPIWSSVSPGPRFGPPEELAESSDSDDDNGGGFLIQANTQKRRRLQENDNSAVFEHLETQTVNDGKQKIGKTVETKVSTDANRRKQGRGRGHSNSSRGRGVRANDQTRSQSSVSAALPSNGQLENSCHKEELTSLHAKVAALEDDLRKSCQEASNNHDLCHQLEKELKELKDLEQQMKPKRTKIISDLLISVSKAERQEARMKVRQDSLRLGSVGVIRAGTIISETWEDGQMLKDLNIHLRQLLETKEAVERQRKSLKKRQSDKGDGTDAESGAQEEDFLIQDEIFKSRLVSIKREEETILRERDRYELEKGRLIRELKRIRDENGSRFNNFQILNHRYALLNLLGKGGFSEVYKAYDLVEHRYVACKLHGLNVQWSEDKKQSYIRHALREYNIHKTLVHNHIVRLWDIFEIDQNTFCTILEYCSGKDLDAVLKATPVLPEREARIIIVQIFQGLVYLNKRAQKIIHYDLKPGNVLFDEFGIAKVTDFGLSKIVEEDVGSQGMELTSQGAGTYWYLPPECFELSKTPLISSKVDVWSAGVLFYQMLFGRRPFGHDQTQERILREDTIIKARRVEFPTKPTISNEAKDLIRQCLTYNQAERPDVLTIAQDPYLTYLKK from the exons ATGTCTGATGATATGCTAATGCATTTCTCTTCAAACTCTTCAAACCAATCGGACCAGTCTTTGCCTACTAAAATCGCTAAACTTGAAGCTCGTATGGCTGGCAAAGTATCTTCTGTCTGTCCTGCCCCCCATGTTCAGCTCCAGCAGCAACAACAGAAACAGCCCATTTGGTCTTCTGTTTCTCCGGGTCCGAGATTTGGGCCTCCTGAGGAATTGGCAGAGTCTAGTGATTCTGACGATGAT AATGGAGGGGGATTTCTTATACAAGCAAACACTCAGAAGCGCCGGAGATtacaagaaaatgataattcaGCTGTCTTTGAACATCTTGAG acacAGACAGTGAATGATGGAAAGCAAAAGATTGGGAAAACTGTAGAGACCAAGGTCAGTACTGATGCAAATAGGAGAAAACAAGGTCGTGGAAGGGGGCATTCTAATTCTAGTAGAGGTCGTGGTGTGAGAGCTAATGATCAGACGAGATCACAGAGTTCTGTTTCAGCAGCCTTGCCTTCAAATGGTCAGCTTGAGAATTCATGTCACAAG GAGGAGCTCACATCTTTACATGCTAAAGTGGCTGCACTAGAGGATGATCTACGTAAATCTTGTCAAGAGGCCTCCAATAATCATGATCTCTGCCACCAGTTAGAAAAG GAATTGAAGGAACTTAAAGATCTTGAACAACAAATGAAGCCAAAG AGGACCAAAATCATATCGGATCTATTGATATCTGTTTCCAAAGCAGAGAGACAAGAAGCAAGGATGAAAGTTCGCCAAGATTCTTTAAGACTTGGCAGCGTGGGTGTTATCAG AGCTGGAACTATCATATCCGAGACGTGGGAGGATGGGCAAATGCTGAAAGATCTAAATATCCATCTT AGACAGTTATTAGAAACCAAGGAGGCTGTTGAGCGGCAGCGGAAATCATTGAAGAAGCGACAATCTG ACAAAGGTGATGGTACAGATGCAGAATCAGGAGCACAAGAAGAAGATTTTCTCATCCAGGATGAGATTTTTAAATCTCGTCTAGTGAGCATCAAGCGT GAGGAAGAGACAATTTTGCGTGAGAGAGACCGCTATGAACTGGAAAAGGGACGGCTTATACGTGAATTGAAAAGGATACGAGATGAGAATGGTTCacgttttaataattttcagattttaaatCACCGATACGCCCTTTTAAACCTTCTTGGGAAAGGAGGATTTAGTGAGGTTTACAAG GCTTATGATTTGGTGGAGCATAGATATGTTGCATGTAAGCTACATGGTCTGAATGTTCAATGGAGTGAGGATAAGAAGCAAAGTTACATACGGCATGCACTGCGAGAGTACAATATTCACAAGACCTTGGTGCATAATCACATTGTTCGGCTTTGGGACATTTTTGAAATTGACCAGAATACATTCTGCACAATCTTAGAGTACTGTAGTG GTAAAGATCTTGATGCTGTTCTTAAAGCTACACCTGTATTACCTGAAAGAGAAGCTAGGATCATTATTGTCCAGATATTTCAAGGCCTTGTATACTTGAATAAGAGAGCACAGAAGATTATCCATTATGATCTGAAGCCTGGGAATGTTCTTTTTGATGAATTTGGTATCGCAAAAGTTACTGATTTTGGTCTTAGCAAGATAGTGGAGGAAGATGTTGGATCCCAGGGAATGGAACTTACATCTCAGGGAGCTGGAACTTATTG gTATTTGCCACCAGAATGCTTTGAGCTCAGCAAGACCCCTTTAATATCATCAAAG GTTGATGTCTGGTCAGCTGGAGTTCTGTTTTACCAAATGCTCTTTGGTAGACGCCCTTTTGGGCATGACCAAACTCAAGAACGAATACTACGCGAAGATACAATTATCAAAGCTCGCAGGGTTGAATTCCCTACAAAGCCTACTATCTCAAATGAGGCGAAG GATTTGATTCGTCAATGTTTGACCTATAACCAAGCAGAGAGACCAGATGTTTTGACCATTGCTCAAGATCCATATCTTACATACTTGAAGAAGTAA
- the LOC18098034 gene encoding serine/threonine-protein kinase TOUSLED isoform X1: MSDDMLMHFSSNSSNQSDQSLPTKIAKLEARMAGKVSSVCPAPHVQLQQQQQKQPIWSSVSPGPRFGPPEELAESSDSDDDNGGGFLIQANTQKRRRLQENDNSAVFEHLETQTVNDGKQKIGKTVETKVSTDANRRKQGRGRGHSNSSRGRGVRANDQTRSQSSVSAALPSNGQLENSCHKDSTAKEHFQNGDCTSLEEELTSLHAKVAALEDDLRKSCQEASNNHDLCHQLEKELKELKDLEQQMKPKRTKIISDLLISVSKAERQEARMKVRQDSLRLGSVGVIRAGTIISETWEDGQMLKDLNIHLRQLLETKEAVERQRKSLKKRQSDKGDGTDAESGAQEEDFLIQDEIFKSRLVSIKREEETILRERDRYELEKGRLIRELKRIRDENGSRFNNFQILNHRYALLNLLGKGGFSEVYKAYDLVEHRYVACKLHGLNVQWSEDKKQSYIRHALREYNIHKTLVHNHIVRLWDIFEIDQNTFCTILEYCSGKDLDAVLKATPVLPEREARIIIVQIFQGLVYLNKRAQKIIHYDLKPGNVLFDEFGIAKVTDFGLSKIVEEDVGSQGMELTSQGAGTYWYLPPECFELSKTPLISSKVDVWSAGVLFYQMLFGRRPFGHDQTQERILREDTIIKARRVEFPTKPTISNEAKDLIRQCLTYNQAERPDVLTIAQDPYLTYLKK, encoded by the exons ATGTCTGATGATATGCTAATGCATTTCTCTTCAAACTCTTCAAACCAATCGGACCAGTCTTTGCCTACTAAAATCGCTAAACTTGAAGCTCGTATGGCTGGCAAAGTATCTTCTGTCTGTCCTGCCCCCCATGTTCAGCTCCAGCAGCAACAACAGAAACAGCCCATTTGGTCTTCTGTTTCTCCGGGTCCGAGATTTGGGCCTCCTGAGGAATTGGCAGAGTCTAGTGATTCTGACGATGAT AATGGAGGGGGATTTCTTATACAAGCAAACACTCAGAAGCGCCGGAGATtacaagaaaatgataattcaGCTGTCTTTGAACATCTTGAG acacAGACAGTGAATGATGGAAAGCAAAAGATTGGGAAAACTGTAGAGACCAAGGTCAGTACTGATGCAAATAGGAGAAAACAAGGTCGTGGAAGGGGGCATTCTAATTCTAGTAGAGGTCGTGGTGTGAGAGCTAATGATCAGACGAGATCACAGAGTTCTGTTTCAGCAGCCTTGCCTTCAAATGGTCAGCTTGAGAATTCATGTCACAAG GATAGCACGGCCAAAGAGCACTTCCAAAATGGTGATTGCACATCTTTAGAG GAGGAGCTCACATCTTTACATGCTAAAGTGGCTGCACTAGAGGATGATCTACGTAAATCTTGTCAAGAGGCCTCCAATAATCATGATCTCTGCCACCAGTTAGAAAAG GAATTGAAGGAACTTAAAGATCTTGAACAACAAATGAAGCCAAAG AGGACCAAAATCATATCGGATCTATTGATATCTGTTTCCAAAGCAGAGAGACAAGAAGCAAGGATGAAAGTTCGCCAAGATTCTTTAAGACTTGGCAGCGTGGGTGTTATCAG AGCTGGAACTATCATATCCGAGACGTGGGAGGATGGGCAAATGCTGAAAGATCTAAATATCCATCTT AGACAGTTATTAGAAACCAAGGAGGCTGTTGAGCGGCAGCGGAAATCATTGAAGAAGCGACAATCTG ACAAAGGTGATGGTACAGATGCAGAATCAGGAGCACAAGAAGAAGATTTTCTCATCCAGGATGAGATTTTTAAATCTCGTCTAGTGAGCATCAAGCGT GAGGAAGAGACAATTTTGCGTGAGAGAGACCGCTATGAACTGGAAAAGGGACGGCTTATACGTGAATTGAAAAGGATACGAGATGAGAATGGTTCacgttttaataattttcagattttaaatCACCGATACGCCCTTTTAAACCTTCTTGGGAAAGGAGGATTTAGTGAGGTTTACAAG GCTTATGATTTGGTGGAGCATAGATATGTTGCATGTAAGCTACATGGTCTGAATGTTCAATGGAGTGAGGATAAGAAGCAAAGTTACATACGGCATGCACTGCGAGAGTACAATATTCACAAGACCTTGGTGCATAATCACATTGTTCGGCTTTGGGACATTTTTGAAATTGACCAGAATACATTCTGCACAATCTTAGAGTACTGTAGTG GTAAAGATCTTGATGCTGTTCTTAAAGCTACACCTGTATTACCTGAAAGAGAAGCTAGGATCATTATTGTCCAGATATTTCAAGGCCTTGTATACTTGAATAAGAGAGCACAGAAGATTATCCATTATGATCTGAAGCCTGGGAATGTTCTTTTTGATGAATTTGGTATCGCAAAAGTTACTGATTTTGGTCTTAGCAAGATAGTGGAGGAAGATGTTGGATCCCAGGGAATGGAACTTACATCTCAGGGAGCTGGAACTTATTG gTATTTGCCACCAGAATGCTTTGAGCTCAGCAAGACCCCTTTAATATCATCAAAG GTTGATGTCTGGTCAGCTGGAGTTCTGTTTTACCAAATGCTCTTTGGTAGACGCCCTTTTGGGCATGACCAAACTCAAGAACGAATACTACGCGAAGATACAATTATCAAAGCTCGCAGGGTTGAATTCCCTACAAAGCCTACTATCTCAAATGAGGCGAAG GATTTGATTCGTCAATGTTTGACCTATAACCAAGCAGAGAGACCAGATGTTTTGACCATTGCTCAAGATCCATATCTTACATACTTGAAGAAGTAA
- the LOC18098035 gene encoding nicotianamine synthase, with the protein MAALQISNCESQISTELLIARVTQIHASISKLSSLRPSKQVNSLFSNLVKLCILPSSIDITALPEEVQAMRESLINLCGHAEGLLELEFATFLSKIHQPLNNLNLFPYYGNYVKLANIEYRILNESVVLQPKKVAFVGSGPMPLTSFIMATHHMKFTHFDNFDIDEAANDVARQIVASDVELEKRMKFETGDIMEVKEKLSEYDCIFLAALVGMSKADKVKILGHIRKYMKEGGVLLVRSAKGARAFLYPVVEEQDVLGFELLSIFHPTNDVINSVVLLRKPAF; encoded by the coding sequence ATGGCTGCCCTCCAAATCTCCAACTGCGAGAGCCAAATCTCTACTGAGCTCCTCATAGCTCGGGTAACGCAAATCCATGCTAGCATATCCAAGCTTAGCTCGTTAAGGCCTTCGAAGCAAGTTAATAGCCTCTTCTCTAACCTTGTGAAACTATGTATCCTACCATCATCCATAGACATTACTGCCTTGCCTGAAGAAGTGCAAGCAATGAGAGAAAGCCTCATCAATTTATGTGGCCATGCCGAGGGCCTGTTGGAGCTTGAATTCGCAACGTTCTTGAGCAAAATCCATCAACCTTTGAACAACCTTAACCTTTTTCCCTACTACGGGAACTATGTCAAGCTAGCCAACATTGAATACAGGATCTTGAATGAAAGTGTGGTGCTGCAGCCAAAGAAGGTGGCTTTTGTGGGTTCAGGTCCAATGCCTCTCACTTCTTTTATAATGGCTACACATCATATGAAATTCACTcactttgataattttgacaTTGATGAGGCTGCTAATGATGTCGCTCGTCAAATTGTTGCTTCTGATGTTGAACTTGAGAAGAGAATGAAGTTTGAGACGGGTGACATAATGGAAGTTAAAGAGAAGCTGAGTGAATATGATTGCATATTCTTGGCTGCCTTGGTTGGCATGAGCAAAGCAGACAAAGTCAAGATTCTAGGCCATATAAGGAAGTACATGAAGGAGGGTGGGGTTCTGCTGGTGAGGAGTGCAAAAGGGGCTAGAGCCTTTCTCTATCCTGTTGTCGAGGAGCAGGATGTTCTTGGCTTTGAGCTTCTCTCCATCTTTCACCCTACTAATGATGTGATCAATTCAGTTGTTCTCCTCCGCAAGCCTGCCTTTTAA
- the LOC18098036 gene encoding uncharacterized protein LOC18098036 — METKEKQKTKIEVIEEEEEKQSEKFVVEVSSDDEEANEDLSLKIVEKSLLMKAAKLTANGNCLIVLDDDDDDDGSGGDGGDTGVVEVAATSSMEAVAAGVGPSGGKKRKKKVEKRINISAVNAKEEGKVGTAEEAETVENSETIEKAGTSEKVEAVEAAELVESGGANADEESVNVVLRKLLRGPRYFDPPDSGWSTCYNCGEEGHMAVNCPTPMKKIKPCFVCGSLEHGAKQCSKGRDCFICKKSGHRAKNCPDKYNATPQSSKICLNCGESGHEMFSCKKDYSPDDLKEIQCYICKSFGHLCCVTSGDDSLRQVSCYRCGELGHSGLECGRLNEEATMAESPSLCYRCGEGGHFARECTRSAKGGKRSRELSTPTLKSHRENNKSMGIKSAPHDLGKSRKKRKTKSKEKGNDASLQKSKHKGRRIAEDQGNLSQSTPKKSKHRGGWITDDPGDIFKSTPTKSKHKGGWISEDPGDASQSKYKKNHFKSPSTPSYKGHKISPMTSGHHMSGSQTSNNNKWSQSGTSAFEGSATPYQHGYSLSRFGNPGNAFGNSGHAHSNMGHAHSHFSHGYNSGHAYSNSSQAYSNSSHAYTNSGHVYNNSSHAHSHSAHGYNSDHAYINSRHAYSKSRHEHSSPGYSYNNSGHAYPNSGPGHSNHGHAYGNSGYDFGSPGSAGMRRKNGWW; from the exons atggaaACGAAAGAGAAGCAAAAAACGAAAATCGAAGTaatcgaagaagaagaagagaagcaaTCGGAGAAATTTGTAGTGGAAGTGAGTAGCGATGATGAAGAGGCAAATGAAGATCTGAGCTTGAAGATCGTAGAGAAGTCGCTGTTAATGAAAGCGGCGAAATTGACCGCGAACGGAAACTGTCTTATCGTTTtggacgacgacgacgacgatgaTGGTAGCGGTGGTGATGGAGGAGATACTGGCGTGGTGGAGGTAGCTGCGACCTCGTCGATGGAGGCTGTGGCGGCGGGTGTGGGTCCCAGTGGTGGtaagaagaggaaaaagaaagttgagaaaAGGATTAACATTTCA GCTGTTAATGCCAAGGAAGAAGGGAAGGTGGGAACGGCTGAGGAGGCGGAGACAGTTGAGAATTCGGAGACGATCGAGAAGGCAGGGACAAGTGAGAAGGTAGAGGCAGTTGAGGCTGCGGAATTGGTGGAATCTGGTGGTGCGAATGCGGATGAGGAGTCTGTTAATGTTGTGCTCCGAAAGCTTCTT CGGGGGCCAAGGTACTTTGATCCTCCGGATAGTGGCTGGTCAACTTGCTATAATTGTGGTGAGGAAGGGCATATGGCAGTTAACTGTCCGACACCTATGAAGAAGATTAAACCATGCTTTGTTTGCGGGAGTTTGGAGCATGGTGCTAAGCAATGTTCTAAG GGACGAGATTGCTTTATTTGCAAGAAAAGTGGCCACCGTGCAAAAAATTGTCCTGATAAATATAATGCCACTCCCCAGAGctcaaaaatatgtttgaattGTGGGGAATCCGGGCATGAGATGTTCTCATGCAAGAAAGATTATTCTCCTGATGATCTCAAG GAAATACAATGCTACATCTGCAAGAGTTTTGGCCATTTATGTTGTGTTACCTCTGGTGATGATAGTCTGAGACAAGTTTCTTGCTACAGATGTGGTGAACTGGGTCATTCTGGTTTG GAGTGTGGAAGGTTAAATGAGGAAGCCACTATGGCAGAATCACCTAGTTTATGCTACAGATGTGGGGAAGGAGGGCATTTTGCACGTGAGTGCACCAGATCTGCTAAG GGTGGGAAGAGGAGCCGTGAGTTATCAACCCCAACTCTAAAATCTCATAGAGAAAATAACAAGAGCATGGGAATTAAATCTGCTCCTCATGATCTTGGTAAGTCtcgtaaaaagagaaaaaccaaGTCCAAAGAGAAAGGCAATGATGCTTCACtgcaaaaatcaaaacacaaaggTCGTCGAATTGCAGAGGATCAAGGAAATTTATCCCAGTCAACACCAAAAAAGTCAAAACACAGAGGCGGATGGATTACAGACGATCCTGGAGATATATTTAAGTCAACaccaacaaaatcaaaacacaaaggTGGATGGATTTCGGAGGATCCTGGAGATGCATCGCAATCAAAGTACAAGAAGAACCATTTCAAGTCTCCTTCAACACCTTCTTACAAGGGTCACAAGATTTCTCCTATGACTTCTGGTCATCATATGTCAGGTTCTCAAActtccaataataataaatggagTCAATCAGGAACTTCAGCATTTGAAGGGTCGGCAACACCTTATCAGCACGGATATTCATTGTCCAGGTTTGGCAACCCTGGCAATGCATTTGGCAACTCTGGCCATGCGCACAGCAACATGGGCCATGCACACAGCCACTTCAGTCATGGATACAACTCCGGCCATGCATACAGCAATTCCAGCCAAGCATACAGCAATTCCAGCCATGCATACACCAACTCTGGCCATGTATACAACAACTCCAGCCATGCACACAGCCACTCTGCCCATGGATACAACTCCGACCATGCATACATCAACTCCCGGCATGCATATAGCAAATCCCGGCATGAACATAGCAGCCCAGGGTATTCATACAACAACTCAGGGCATGCATACCCGAACTCTGGGCCTGGACACAGCAACCATGGCCATGCATATGGCAACTCCGGTTATGATTTTGGCAGCCCTGGCAGTGCTGGGATGAGGAGAAAGAACGGTTGGTGGTag